A region of the Acidisoma sp. PAMC 29798 genome:
GCCTGGATCAGGGGGATGTCCGTCATTCGTAATAGCCTCTCGTGTCCGGTCCGCCCCCCATATCAGATTGAAGCCGATAGGGCAGTCACATGACAGGCGGCGAGGCGGCCACGCGGGCGTGTCCACAGTGGTGGCTCCATCTCACGGCATAGCGGCAGCGCCTCGGGGCAGCGGCCGGCGAAGGAACAGCCGGGCGGAATGTCGATCGGGCTCGGCGGCTCGCCATCCAGCAGCACATCCTCGGTGCGATAGGGCTTCTCATCAAGCGTCGGCACGGCGGAGAGCAGTGCCTTGGTATAGGGATGCCCCGGATCATAAAAAACACCGCCGGTATCGGCAATCTCGACCATCTTGCCGAGATACATCACGGCGATGCGCGTGCAAACGCGCCGCACCATTGCGAGGTCATGCGAGATGAAGAGATAGGTCAAGCCATGCCGCGCCTGCAACCGCTCGAAGAGGTTGAGCAGACGACCCTGCTCTACCGGGTCGAGGGCGGACAGCGTCTCGTCCAGAATGACCAGCCTCGGCTCCAGGATCAGCGCGCGTGCGATGTTCACGCGCTGCCGCTGCCCGGCACTCATGCCGACTGGAAGCCGATTGGCATCTTCCGGCGCGAGCCCGACTTCAGCCATGACATCGCGCACGCGGGAGGCGATTTCGCGGCGTCCGACACCATGGATCTGCAGCCCGACTCCAATGGTGCGGCCGATGGGCATATGCGGCGGGATGCAGTTGTACGGGTCTTGCAACAGCAATTGGAAACCGCGCCGCATGGCGAAGCGATCGCGCCCTGTCATCTCTGCGATATTCCGCCCCTCGAACAGGATGGAGCCTGTCTCCGGCGCCTCCACCCAGGACAGCAGGCGGGACAGCGTCGATTTGCCGCATCCGGATTCACCGACGAGGCCGAAATTGTCGCCGCGAAAGACATCGAAATTGACGCCCCGCACGGCCTGCACATTCTGCTTGCCGAACAGGCTGTCGCGGTTCTTGACACGATAGGTCTTGGTTACGTCAACGACTTGAAGAATCGGCTGCTCATGCCGCACCACCGGTTCAGGGATCGCCTCCCCGGTCCAGATGCGTGGCGTGCGCGCGACCAATTCGCGCGTCACGCTATGCTGCGGATGACGAGACACCTCATGCGGCTCCCCGCGCTCGACGATCTGTCCGCCCGCCAGAACGACGACCTCATCCGCCACATCCGCGACAGAGGGGACGGAGGTGCTGATGAAAACGATGGCGGCGGACATCCTCTCGCGCAATTCGCGCAGCAGACGCACGATCTGCGCTGCGACGGTCACGTCCAGCGGTTGGATGATGTTGTCGCAAATCAGCAGATCGGGCTCATTGATCATCGCATCGACAATCACCGCGCGCTGCAACATGCCACCCGAATATTGATAAGGAAACTCCGCATAGCGACGCGCAGCGGAAGGAATGCGCACCGCGTCCAACAGAGCGATCACCTGTCGCTGCGCATCCGCCGCCGCAATGCCAGGCCGCACCGCGCGCAGTTTTTCGGCGATCTGCACGCCGACGGGCAAGGTGGGATCGAAGGCATTGCCGGGATCGGCGCCGATGAAGCCAATGCGCGCGCGGGCATTGCGCTGCACGGCGGGGTCCAGCAAATCGCGCTCGCGAAACCGGATAGTGCCGCCGGTGACACTGAGCGGCGGTGTGATCCAACCCGTCATGGCCTTGGCGAGCGTTGTCTTGCCGGAGCCGCTTTCACCGAGGATGCCGAGCACGCGATTGCTGTAGATATTGAGGTCAACGCCGACGAGAATCACTCGCTTCTCGCCGGCACGAAGCAGATCGATCGACAGGCCTGCGATCGACAGCAGCGGCGCTTCGCTCATCAGATGGTGCCTCCCAGAACCTTGTTGCGCGCTCGTTCGATCGAGGCGCCGACGAGGTTGATGGACAGCAGCGTGGCGAACAGGAAGCCGCCCGGCATGGTCGAGATCCACCAGGCGTTGATCAGGTATTGCCGGCCATCGGCGATGATATTGCCGAAAGTGGGCGTGGGTGGCTGCACGCCGATACCGATGAACCCCAGGATCGCCTCGAAGATCATCATGCGCGCGACGTCGAGCACGGCCACGAAAGCAATCGGCGGCAGCACATTGGGGGAGATCATCTGCAACATGATGCGCAACGGCGAAGCGCCGAGAATTGTCGCGCCGCGCACATATTCGCGTTGCCGCTCCGACAGCGTGACCGATCGCGTGACGCGCGCATAGACAGGCCAACCCGAGAGTGCCAGCACAAGCGTGACGGTTGCCGGCGACGGTCGATGCACGGTCAAAATGGTGATTGCAAGAATGATCACCGGCACCGCGAGCTGAGCATCCGTAATGCGCATCAGCACGGTATCGACCCAGCCGCCGTAGTAGCCCGCGACCATGCCGACGGCCGTGCCGACGACGAACATGATCACAACGGCGGAGACCGCGATCATGAGAGCATTCTGCAGGCCGATCAGCGACCGCAGGAAAAGATCC
Encoded here:
- a CDS encoding ABC transporter ATP-binding protein, giving the protein MSEAPLLSIAGLSIDLLRAGEKRVILVGVDLNIYSNRVLGILGESGSGKTTLAKAMTGWITPPLSVTGGTIRFRERDLLDPAVQRNARARIGFIGADPGNAFDPTLPVGVQIAEKLRAVRPGIAAADAQRQVIALLDAVRIPSAARRYAEFPYQYSGGMLQRAVIVDAMINEPDLLICDNIIQPLDVTVAAQIVRLLRELRERMSAAIVFISTSVPSVADVADEVVVLAGGQIVERGEPHEVSRHPQHSVTRELVARTPRIWTGEAIPEPVVRHEQPILQVVDVTKTYRVKNRDSLFGKQNVQAVRGVNFDVFRGDNFGLVGESGCGKSTLSRLLSWVEAPETGSILFEGRNIAEMTGRDRFAMRRGFQLLLQDPYNCIPPHMPIGRTIGVGLQIHGVGRREIASRVRDVMAEVGLAPEDANRLPVGMSAGQRQRVNIARALILEPRLVILDETLSALDPVEQGRLLNLFERLQARHGLTYLFISHDLAMVRRVCTRIAVMYLGKMVEIADTGGVFYDPGHPYTKALLSAVPTLDEKPYRTEDVLLDGEPPSPIDIPPGCSFAGRCPEALPLCREMEPPLWTRPRGRLAACHVTALSASI
- a CDS encoding ABC transporter permease — translated: MASDITTDLAVPATPVRGASPGRRLWRATYSQFEFKLGLFFLILLIGGALIYPHLTHLSATKMAIRERFMPPVFLAGGHWAHPLGTDQLGRDLFLRSLIGLQNALMIAVSAVVIMFVVGTAVGMVAGYYGGWVDTVLMRITDAQLAVPVIILAITILTVHRPSPATVTLVLALSGWPVYARVTRSVTLSERQREYVRGATILGASPLRIMLQMISPNVLPPIAFVAVLDVARMMIFEAILGFIGIGVQPPTPTFGNIIADGRQYLINAWWISTMPGGFLFATLLSINLVGASIERARNKVLGGTI